A stretch of Anaeromyxobacter dehalogenans 2CP-1 DNA encodes these proteins:
- the pheA gene encoding prephenate dehydratase, whose amino-acid sequence MRVGYLGPPGTFSEEAVARCEAVRGAEAVPFPTFADAHEALLRGELDAALLPIENSIEGAVSAVLDLLVHRPGARIRAELLLQVRQHLLARPGTRLEQVRRVLSHPQPLGQCARFLRARLPAAALEPALSTAEAARKVAAGEPDAAALGPRRAAERYGLEVLAENVQDSDENVTRFVLLAREDAPPSGADRTSIAFTLDRDRPGGLYEVMGEFARRGINLSKIESRPTKQAMGHYVFYLDFEGHRADPAGASALEGVREQVHELHLLGSYPRTGAPV is encoded by the coding sequence ATGCGCGTCGGATACCTCGGCCCCCCGGGCACCTTCAGCGAGGAGGCGGTCGCGCGCTGCGAGGCGGTCCGCGGCGCGGAGGCGGTGCCGTTCCCCACCTTCGCGGACGCGCACGAGGCGCTGCTGCGCGGGGAGCTCGACGCCGCGCTGCTGCCCATCGAGAACTCGATCGAGGGCGCGGTGAGCGCGGTGCTCGACCTGCTGGTGCACCGGCCCGGCGCCCGCATCCGGGCCGAGCTGCTGCTGCAGGTCCGCCAGCACCTGCTGGCCCGGCCCGGCACGCGGCTGGAGCAGGTGCGGCGCGTGCTCTCGCACCCGCAGCCGCTCGGGCAGTGCGCCCGCTTCCTGAGGGCGCGGCTGCCCGCGGCGGCGCTCGAGCCGGCGCTCTCGACCGCGGAGGCCGCGCGCAAGGTGGCCGCCGGCGAGCCGGACGCGGCGGCGCTCGGCCCGCGCCGCGCCGCCGAGCGCTACGGCCTGGAGGTGCTGGCGGAGAACGTCCAGGACTCCGACGAGAACGTGACGCGGTTCGTGCTGCTGGCGCGCGAGGACGCCCCGCCGAGCGGCGCCGACCGGACCAGCATCGCCTTCACGCTCGATCGCGACCGGCCGGGCGGGCTGTACGAGGTGATGGGCGAGTTCGCCCGCCGCGGGATCAACCTGTCCAAGATCGAGAGCCGGCCCACCAAGCAGGCCATGGGCCACTACGTGTTCTACCTGGACTTCGAGGGGCACCGCGCGGACCCCGCCGGCGCGAGCGCGCTCGAGGGCGTGCGCGAGCAGGTGCACGAGCTGCACCTCCTGGGCTCGTACCCGCGCACCGGCGCGCCGGTCTAG
- a CDS encoding HAD family hydrolase → MADVPEHRRMAILFDLDGTLVDTVPFILASVRHAFDGYGSCPTDAEWIAGIGTPLRTQLASFARCAEDVEPLLARYRSFWIAEHDRWTRCFPSARETVLTLAGRGHPLGVVTAKTEEGAYRTLRHVGLLERMGAVIGADSCARSKPDPEPVRLALARLGVGADEAVMVGDSPHDLAAGRAAGVRTVAALWGACTPSVLRAASPDHLLEDIAALPALLEAITQGA, encoded by the coding sequence ATGGCGGACGTGCCAGAACACCGCCGGATGGCGATCCTGTTCGATCTGGACGGGACGCTCGTCGACACCGTTCCGTTCATCCTCGCCTCCGTGCGCCACGCCTTCGACGGGTACGGGAGCTGCCCGACCGACGCCGAGTGGATCGCCGGGATCGGGACGCCGCTCCGCACCCAGCTCGCCTCGTTCGCCCGCTGCGCCGAGGACGTCGAGCCCTTGCTCGCGCGCTACCGCTCCTTCTGGATCGCGGAGCACGATCGCTGGACGCGCTGCTTCCCCTCGGCGCGCGAGACGGTGCTGACGCTCGCGGGCCGGGGCCATCCCCTCGGCGTGGTGACGGCGAAGACCGAGGAGGGCGCCTACCGCACGCTCCGCCACGTGGGGCTGCTCGAGCGGATGGGGGCCGTGATCGGGGCGGACAGCTGCGCCCGCTCGAAGCCCGACCCCGAGCCGGTGCGGCTCGCGCTGGCGCGGCTGGGCGTCGGCGCGGACGAGGCGGTGATGGTGGGCGACTCGCCGCACGACCTGGCGGCCGGCCGGGCGGCGGGCGTGCGGACGGTGGCCGCGCTGTGGGGCGCCTGCACGCCCTCGGTGCTCCGCGCCGCCTCCCCCGACCACCTCCTCGAGGACATCGCGGCCCTGCCGGCGCTGCTCGAGGCCATCACCCAGGGTGCATGA
- a CDS encoding homocysteine S-methyltransferase family protein, producing the protein MTPASPRPFDGPTLLDGAMGTALLAGGLPAGTLPEAWVLERPEAVAAVHAAHAAAGAEVVLTCTFNAAGPRLDPLVPPDRVGALCAAAVRLARRAAPGARVAGDLGPTALYGPGRPPPDGAAVRARYARAAGALAAAGADLLWAESQWDLAEARLALDAARATGLPVVVTFALREAAGRLAAPDGTPAEELLEAVADAGAAAAGVNCVPPGPALAALAAWAARRLAVRFVAKPSPGLPGEVLGPDAFAEALRPAVHAGLGVAGGCCGAGPGHLAALRRLLAAARAG; encoded by the coding sequence ATGACGCCCGCCTCGCCGCGCCCGTTCGACGGCCCCACCCTGCTCGACGGGGCCATGGGCACCGCGCTCCTCGCCGGCGGCCTCCCCGCCGGCACGCTGCCCGAGGCCTGGGTGCTGGAGCGGCCGGAGGCGGTCGCCGCGGTCCACGCCGCCCACGCGGCGGCGGGCGCCGAGGTGGTGCTCACCTGCACGTTCAACGCGGCCGGTCCGCGCCTCGACCCGCTCGTCCCGCCGGACCGGGTCGGCGCGCTCTGCGCCGCCGCGGTGCGCCTCGCGCGCCGGGCCGCCCCCGGCGCGCGCGTGGCCGGCGACCTCGGGCCCACCGCGCTGTACGGCCCCGGACGCCCGCCCCCCGACGGCGCGGCGGTGCGCGCCCGGTACGCGCGGGCCGCCGGCGCGCTCGCGGCGGCCGGCGCGGATCTGCTGTGGGCGGAGTCGCAGTGGGACCTCGCCGAGGCGCGGCTCGCGCTCGACGCCGCGCGCGCCACCGGCCTTCCGGTGGTGGTGACGTTCGCGCTGCGCGAGGCGGCCGGCCGGCTCGCGGCGCCGGACGGCACGCCGGCCGAGGAGCTCCTGGAGGCGGTCGCGGACGCCGGCGCCGCGGCGGCGGGGGTGAACTGCGTGCCGCCGGGACCGGCGCTCGCCGCGCTCGCCGCCTGGGCCGCGCGGCGGCTGGCGGTGCGGTTCGTGGCGAAGCCAAGCCCCGGGCTGCCCGGCGAGGTGCTCGGGCCGGACGCGTTCGCGGAGGCGCTCCGCCCCGCCGTCCATGCGGGCCTGGGGGTCGCCGGAGGCTGCTGCGGCGCCGGGCCCGGGCACCTCGCGGCGCTCCGGCGGCTGCTCGCGGCCGCCCGGGCCGGCTAG
- a CDS encoding patatin-like phospholipase family protein encodes MTAADGGRTALVLSGGGARGAYEAGVVRYLREELAPELGRQPRFDVLSGTSIGAVNACVMASTADVPERQGAALAAAWRSLKLEQVFHWSALNLAALPGYVVRQLRATRMRHLSWRLSDFVFPEALARLVHDRIDWARLHRNVRDGHVGALTVSATDLGTGRAVVFVESMRELPAWSRDPLVEARGCAIGPAHALASGAIPLLFRPVRIEDSWFVDGSVRQNTPLAPALRLGADRVLVIALRAEGREADRAPRLHPEEAPTTAAQLGRLLNALLLDHADYDIDRLRHVNAMMDRAEQVFGPGFAEQLAALSARELAAPFRRVRELVIRPSRDIGRLAHEHAIRRVRHLRPGTLAARLLRRAAADVEAAADGAADLASFLLFDGEFADELIALGHADARQRRDALLAFFAEPVAAGARTA; translated from the coding sequence GTGACGGCCGCGGACGGGGGGCGCACCGCGCTGGTGCTGTCCGGCGGCGGGGCCCGCGGCGCCTACGAGGCCGGCGTGGTCCGCTACCTGCGCGAGGAGCTCGCGCCCGAGCTCGGCCGCCAGCCGCGCTTCGACGTCCTCTCCGGGACGAGCATCGGCGCGGTGAACGCCTGCGTGATGGCGTCGACCGCGGACGTCCCGGAGCGGCAGGGGGCCGCGCTGGCCGCCGCCTGGCGCAGCCTCAAGCTGGAGCAGGTGTTCCACTGGAGCGCCCTCAACCTCGCCGCCCTGCCCGGCTACGTGGTCCGCCAGCTCCGCGCCACGCGGATGCGCCACCTGAGCTGGCGCCTCTCCGACTTCGTGTTCCCCGAGGCGCTGGCGCGCCTGGTCCACGACCGGATCGACTGGGCGCGCCTCCACCGCAACGTGCGCGACGGCCACGTCGGCGCGCTCACCGTGAGCGCCACCGACCTCGGCACCGGCCGCGCGGTCGTGTTCGTGGAGAGCATGCGCGAGCTGCCGGCGTGGAGCCGCGACCCGCTCGTCGAGGCCCGCGGCTGCGCCATCGGGCCCGCCCACGCGCTCGCCTCGGGCGCGATCCCGCTGCTGTTCCGCCCGGTCCGCATCGAGGACTCCTGGTTCGTGGACGGCAGCGTCCGCCAGAACACCCCGCTCGCGCCCGCGCTCCGCCTCGGCGCCGACCGCGTGCTCGTGATCGCGCTCCGCGCCGAGGGGCGCGAGGCGGACCGCGCGCCGCGGCTCCACCCCGAGGAGGCGCCCACCACCGCGGCGCAGCTCGGGCGGCTGCTCAACGCCCTGCTGCTCGACCACGCCGACTACGACATCGATCGCCTCCGCCACGTGAACGCGATGATGGACCGCGCCGAGCAGGTGTTCGGCCCGGGCTTCGCCGAGCAGCTCGCCGCGCTCTCCGCGCGCGAGCTGGCCGCGCCGTTCCGCCGGGTGCGCGAGCTGGTGATCCGGCCGTCCCGCGACATCGGCCGGCTCGCGCACGAGCACGCCATCCGGCGGGTGCGGCACCTGCGCCCCGGCACGCTGGCGGCGCGCCTGCTGCGGCGGGCCGCCGCCGACGTGGAGGCCGCCGCGGACGGCGCCGCCGACCTCGCCAGCTTCCTCCTGTTCGACGGCGAGTTCGCCGACGAGCTCATCGCGCTCGGCCACGCCGACGCGCGGCAGCGCCGCGACGCCCTGCTCGCCTTCTTCGCCGAGCCCGTCGCCGCCGGCGCGCGCACCGCATGA
- a CDS encoding helix-turn-helix transcriptional regulator, whose translation MATTENTNPIRAARQRARLTQLGLAQAAGVHYATIQQGEAGRRLSAATLEKIAGALGLRAEELAR comes from the coding sequence ATGGCGACCACGGAGAACACGAACCCGATCCGCGCGGCGCGGCAGCGCGCGCGACTCACGCAGCTCGGCTTGGCGCAAGCCGCCGGCGTCCACTACGCGACGATCCAGCAGGGCGAAGCCGGGAGGCGGCTGTCGGCCGCGACCCTCGAGAAGATCGCGGGAGCGCTCGGGCTGCGCGCCGAGGAGCTGGCGCGGTGA
- a CDS encoding helix-turn-helix domain-containing protein — protein sequence MTPEPGTKGPLLPMAAVARRLGVSKKTVARRIRAGELLGGQRVGGKVCLPEAEVLAYLRRERERSLSLVRAA from the coding sequence ATGACGCCGGAGCCCGGGACGAAGGGCCCGCTGCTGCCGATGGCCGCCGTCGCCCGCCGCCTCGGCGTGTCGAAGAAGACCGTGGCGCGCCGGATCCGCGCCGGCGAGCTGCTCGGCGGGCAGCGCGTCGGGGGGAAGGTCTGCCTACCCGAGGCCGAGGTGCTCGCGTACCTGCGCCGCGAGCGGGAGCGATCGCTGTCGCTGGTGAGGGCCGCGTAG
- a CDS encoding sensor histidine kinase, with the protein MERARRELRESRMPDPQLLDSFPALLDALVDALRHGPAPRAPAEPPRVAAVATEHGEQRAAMPVDVVQLVWEYGVVSDVILELAEEQGLRPEIADLRVLEAALKAAIAESVRRFVQAREGASRRADARLRAVADHAPAALVLRDREGRFRFVNRFAAEALGRPQAELLGRRFEDVLPPAVARRLAGADARAGRGTTVEQRETLDTPRGLRTFHTVTFALAGASAPEDPAIVSIGLDVTDAQTALERLRHADELLELGDAFLELDRAWRIVRVNRNQERLSQRSRDTTLGRVFWEVWPELARPESAYWVEYHRVMNERVPSEFEAYFEPLDMWTAVAAYPVTDGGVAVFFRDATRRMRDEQRLRQAQAFEQQLIGIVSHDLRNPLNAILLGASSLLAREDLSDRNVASIARIRSAAERAARLIRDLLDLTRARLGGGIPVQPRPADLRQVAQQVVDELEPSYPDRPISVEASGDTHGQWDPDRIAQVIGNLVTNALKYGARGTPVAVRIAAEDGEVRLSVHNQGTPIPAETVRTIFEAGGRAAPDPTGRSVGLGLFIVERIADAHGGRVEVHSSEEDGTTFTVWLPRKPRGGSEQA; encoded by the coding sequence ATGGAGCGCGCCCGCCGGGAGCTGCGCGAGTCGCGGATGCCCGATCCGCAGCTGCTCGACTCCTTCCCGGCCCTCCTGGACGCCCTGGTCGACGCGCTGCGCCACGGGCCCGCGCCGCGCGCGCCGGCCGAGCCGCCGCGGGTGGCGGCGGTCGCGACCGAGCACGGAGAGCAGCGCGCGGCCATGCCGGTGGACGTGGTGCAGCTCGTCTGGGAGTACGGCGTCGTCAGCGACGTGATCCTGGAGCTCGCCGAGGAGCAGGGGCTCCGGCCGGAGATCGCCGACCTGCGCGTGCTCGAGGCCGCGCTCAAGGCCGCCATCGCCGAGTCGGTGCGCCGGTTCGTCCAGGCGCGCGAGGGCGCCTCCCGGCGCGCGGACGCGCGGCTGCGGGCGGTCGCCGATCACGCGCCCGCGGCCCTGGTGCTGCGCGACCGGGAGGGACGGTTCCGGTTCGTGAACCGCTTCGCGGCCGAGGCGCTCGGGCGACCCCAGGCGGAGCTGCTGGGCCGCCGGTTCGAGGACGTCCTCCCGCCGGCGGTGGCCCGCCGCCTGGCGGGGGCGGACGCGCGCGCCGGGCGCGGCACCACCGTGGAGCAGCGCGAGACGCTCGACACCCCGCGCGGCCTGAGGACGTTCCACACGGTGACGTTCGCGCTCGCGGGCGCGAGCGCGCCCGAGGATCCTGCCATCGTGTCGATCGGCCTCGACGTCACCGACGCCCAGACCGCGCTGGAGCGCCTGCGGCACGCCGACGAGCTGCTCGAGCTGGGCGACGCGTTCCTGGAGCTGGATCGCGCCTGGCGGATCGTCCGGGTGAACCGGAACCAGGAGCGGCTCTCGCAGCGCAGCCGGGACACCACGCTGGGCCGGGTGTTCTGGGAGGTCTGGCCGGAGCTGGCGCGGCCGGAGTCGGCGTACTGGGTCGAGTACCACCGGGTCATGAACGAGCGCGTGCCCAGCGAGTTCGAGGCGTACTTCGAGCCGCTCGACATGTGGACCGCGGTGGCGGCGTACCCGGTGACCGACGGCGGCGTGGCGGTGTTCTTCCGCGACGCCACCCGGCGCATGCGCGACGAGCAGCGGCTCCGGCAGGCCCAGGCGTTCGAGCAGCAGCTCATCGGGATCGTCTCGCACGACCTGCGCAACCCGCTGAACGCGATCCTGCTGGGCGCGTCGTCGCTGCTCGCGCGCGAGGACCTCTCCGACCGGAACGTCGCGTCGATCGCGCGCATCCGCTCCGCCGCGGAGCGCGCCGCCCGGCTCATCCGCGACCTGCTCGACCTCACCCGCGCGCGCCTCGGCGGCGGCATCCCCGTCCAGCCCCGCCCGGCCGACCTGCGCCAGGTGGCCCAGCAGGTGGTGGACGAGCTGGAGCCGTCGTACCCCGACCGCCCGATCTCGGTGGAGGCCTCGGGCGACACGCACGGACAGTGGGACCCGGACCGCATCGCGCAGGTGATCGGGAACCTGGTGACGAACGCGCTCAAGTACGGAGCGCGCGGCACGCCGGTCGCGGTCCGGATCGCCGCCGAGGACGGAGAGGTCCGGCTCTCGGTGCACAACCAGGGCACTCCCATCCCCGCCGAGACCGTCCGGACGATCTTCGAGGCGGGCGGCCGGGCCGCGCCGGATCCGACCGGGAGGAGCGTGGGCCTGGGCCTCTTCATCGTGGAGCGCATCGCCGACGCACACGGAGGCCGCGTGGAGGTCCACTCCTCCGAGGAGGACGGGACCACCTTCACGGTCTGGCTTCCGAGGAAGCCGCGCGGCGGCAGCGAGCAGGCCTAG